A single Muntiacus reevesi chromosome 9, mMunRee1.1, whole genome shotgun sequence DNA region contains:
- the LOC136175339 gene encoding olfactory receptor 4A47-like yields METRSNVTYFILLGLTQNPKEQKVLFVTFLLFYILTVVGNLLIVVTITVSKSLNSPMYFFLASLSFMDVTYSSCITPRLISDLFFGKNIVSFKSCMTQLFTEHFFGGSEILLLLVMAYDRYVAICKPLHYLVIMRHRVCVVLLVVSWVGGFLHSAIQLSTVYGLPFCGPNVIEHFTCDMFPLLKLVCTDTYVTGVLVVVNGGLICTLGFLLLFVSYGVILRSLKNLSQEGRRKALQTCGSHITVVICFFVPCIFINARPAKTFPIDKSVTVFYTVISPMLNPLIYSLRNSELTNAMKKIWRRNIFISY; encoded by the coding sequence ATGGAAACAAGGAGCAATGTGACTTACTTCATCCTCTTGGGCCTCACACAGAATCCgaaggagcagaaagtccttttTGTTACATTCTTACTCTTctatatcttgactgtggtgggaAACCTGCTCATAGTTGTGACTATAACTGTCAGTAAGAGCCTGAACTCaccgatgtacttttttcttgctagcttatcTTTTATGGATGTCACTTACTCTTCTTGTATTACACCTAgattgatttcagacttgttcttTGGGAAAAACATTGTATCCTTTAAATCTTGCATGACCCAGCtatttacagagcacttttttgGTGGATCTGAGATCCTACTTCtactggtgatggcctatgaccgctacgtggccatctgtaagcccttgcattatctggtgatcatgaggcacaGGGTATGTGTTGTGttgctggtggtgtcctgggttggaggttttctacACTCAGCAATTCAACTCAGCACTGTTTatgggctcccattctgtggccccaatgtcatcgAACACTTTACCTGTGACATGTTCCCTCTACTGaaactcgtctgtactgacacctatgTCACTGGCGTCTTAGTTGTGgtcaatggaggactgatctgcactctTGGGTTTCTGCTCTTATTCGTGTCCTATGGAGTCATCCTGcgctctctgaagaacctgagtcaggaagggaggcggaaagccctccagacctgtggctcccacatcactgtggttatttgcttctttgttccctgtaTTTTCATAAATGCAAGACCGGCTAAGACTTTTCCCATTGACAAATCAGTGACTGTGTTTTATACCGTCATAagccccatgctgaacccactaatctacagtctaagaaattctgagttaACTAATGCTATGAAGAAGATCtggagaagaaatatttttatctcaTATTAA